A single window of Vibrio campbellii CAIM 519 = NBRC 15631 = ATCC 25920 DNA harbors:
- a CDS encoding phage regulatory CII family protein → MNEIDSMCEFRGSKQKAFNEACCAFANSENMTKLAKAVGMNATMLRNKLNPEQPHILTNVELVLITKASGNFTILNSLLLGLGVVTAQIPNDASEETFIKRALENAVHSGDLSRMALEHAGNDRLSRTNKHIIIQKAQAGISNLVLLINDIESRTKGVSPFLAMSVDLVANGAAIPGLA, encoded by the coding sequence ATGAACGAAATTGACTCAATGTGCGAATTCCGTGGCTCTAAACAAAAAGCATTTAACGAAGCGTGCTGTGCATTTGCGAACTCGGAGAACATGACCAAGTTAGCAAAAGCCGTGGGCATGAATGCGACTATGCTGCGCAACAAGCTTAACCCAGAGCAACCGCACATCCTTACCAATGTAGAACTTGTGTTGATCACCAAGGCCAGTGGCAACTTCACCATTCTTAATAGCCTTTTGCTTGGCCTTGGTGTCGTAACTGCACAAATCCCAAATGATGCGAGTGAAGAAACTTTCATTAAACGCGCATTAGAAAACGCGGTGCACTCGGGGGATTTATCTCGCATGGCTCTAGAACATGCAGGGAATGATCGCCTAAGCCGCACCAACAAGCACATCATCATTCAAAAGGCACAGGCGGGCATTAGCAACCTTGTGCTTCTTATCAACGATATCGAAAGCCGCACAAAAGGCGTTTCCCCATTCTTAGCCATGAGTGTGGATTTGGTCGCCAATGGTGCCGCCATCCCCGGACTTGCCTAA
- a CDS encoding phage repressor protein CI, with amino-acid sequence MSELQEKIPPFEYIGGREVTERMKEVTKTKDFKSLGDVLGISKGTISTWHQRELTPFEVILRLHLKTGASIKYLALGEGDAFPDHAVQEHTSKKKEAKTLFDIDYFALVNGKLIGNETLAFDKSYLDKLGVLNVMGIEHDGTTFIVDKEVHQAVSGTYLVDMDGLLSLNDIQRLPGKKLAISFNGSTLTVEEDEVRVVGRVALIMEKC; translated from the coding sequence ATGAGTGAATTACAAGAGAAAATACCACCTTTTGAATACATTGGTGGCCGGGAAGTTACAGAAAGGATGAAGGAAGTCACGAAAACGAAAGACTTCAAGTCCCTTGGTGACGTACTTGGCATTTCGAAAGGGACGATATCTACGTGGCACCAAAGAGAGCTAACTCCTTTTGAAGTGATTTTGAGACTTCATTTGAAGACTGGCGCATCAATCAAATACTTAGCTTTGGGAGAAGGCGATGCTTTCCCTGATCACGCAGTACAAGAACATACGTCTAAGAAAAAAGAAGCGAAGACACTGTTTGACATCGATTACTTCGCCTTAGTGAACGGAAAGCTCATAGGGAACGAAACGTTAGCGTTTGATAAAAGCTACTTAGACAAGCTTGGGGTTCTGAATGTAATGGGCATCGAGCATGATGGAACTACATTCATTGTCGATAAAGAAGTTCATCAAGCAGTGAGCGGCACATACCTAGTAGATATGGACGGCCTACTCTCGCTAAACGATATTCAGCGCTTACCAGGCAAGAAACTAGCGATTAGCTTCAATGGCTCGACTTTAACCGTCGAGGAAGATGAAGTGAGAGTTGTGGGGCGAGTCGCACTAATAATGGAGAAGTGTTAA
- a CDS encoding FRG domain-containing protein: protein MNGKFEIKRIDTISDFKSFVDLKPYRKWIYRGQSSSDWKLESSLFRAINDAAEIRELAGEKSQIVTSLNYEEIMLERFKSGAHLFLEHLPKTSDTLSWLAVMQHHGAPTRFLDFSFSAYIALYFAVESGSGDSAIYCIDHSALKRVDNRHFGDERKNVYKRVMVGETTNDEMCLFAFEPEFYNKRLLAQQGLFLVPNHLQFSHEQILNEYKMPPRSAYKLIISKELRYKCLELLNQLNITSGTIYPGLDGFCKGLYKVPTFSSYSQTRVGKET from the coding sequence ATGAACGGAAAATTTGAAATAAAGAGAATTGACACAATAAGTGACTTTAAGTCTTTTGTGGATCTTAAGCCTTATCGCAAGTGGATTTATCGAGGTCAATCCAGTAGTGATTGGAAATTGGAAAGCTCCCTCTTTAGAGCAATTAATGATGCCGCGGAGATAAGAGAACTCGCAGGAGAAAAGTCTCAAATAGTTACGAGCTTGAATTATGAAGAAATCATGCTCGAACGCTTTAAGTCTGGAGCACATTTATTTCTAGAACATCTACCTAAAACATCAGATACTTTAAGTTGGCTAGCAGTTATGCAGCACCACGGTGCTCCAACTCGATTTCTCGACTTTAGTTTTTCAGCCTACATAGCATTGTACTTTGCTGTTGAGAGTGGGAGTGGAGATTCGGCAATTTATTGTATAGATCATAGTGCTTTGAAGCGCGTAGATAATCGACATTTTGGAGATGAACGTAAAAACGTGTACAAACGGGTTATGGTCGGTGAAACGACAAACGATGAAATGTGTTTGTTTGCGTTTGAGCCGGAGTTCTACAATAAAAGGCTTCTTGCACAGCAAGGCTTGTTTCTTGTGCCAAATCATTTGCAATTCTCACATGAGCAAATATTGAACGAATATAAAATGCCGCCTAGAAGTGCTTACAAGTTAATTATTTCTAAGGAGCTAAGGTATAAGTGTTTAGAACTATTGAATCAGTTGAATATTACCTCTGGGACAATTTACCCAGGATTAGATGGTTTTTGTAAAGGTTTATATAAAGTTCCAACTTTCAGCTCTTACAGCCAAACTAGAGTTGGCAAAGAGACCTAA